In Capsicum annuum cultivar UCD-10X-F1 chromosome 11, UCD10Xv1.1, whole genome shotgun sequence, one genomic interval encodes:
- the LOC107847384 gene encoding alpha-amylase 3, chloroplastic, with translation MSTITIKPFIGNYLRRSPKLHPNSKKAPHFSLNYSRRSLFSGKANLRFTDYRRRRNLLLRASSTDAAVIETSEEQSDVVFKESFSLKRPEKAEGKIAIRLDKGNDEENWHLSVGCSLPGKWILHWGVHYAGDTGSEWDQPPREMWPSGSIAIKDYAIETPLKGEAFQEVKIDISSKWSIAAINFVLKDEETGVWYQHRGRDFKIPLVDCLDDDANTVGVKKGSGIWSGSLGKLSNILLKPEAAPSKGESSSNDGSSVKSRRLEGFYEEHAIVKETLVDNTVSVSVKQCPETAKNILYIDTDLPGNVILHWGICKGDTKIWELPAMPYPTETVVFKNNALRTLLQRKEGGNGSKGLFTLDGGPSGFAFVVKLDENTWLNCKGDDFYIPLPSGQHQSKENEESNSSQIVNRSPEQSQAGSVYTDEIIKEIRNLVSDISSEKSRKTKTKETQETILQEIEKLAAEAYSIFRSSIPTISEVVSEAEVLQPDVKVTSGTGTGFEILCQGFNWESHKSGRWYKELHDKAAELSSLGFSVIWLPPPTDSVSPEGYMPRDLYNLNSRYGSLDELKVTVKKFHEVGIKVLGDVVLNHRCASERNQNGIWNIFGGRLNWDERAVVADDPHFQGRGNKSSGDNFHAAPNIDHSQEFVRKDIKEWLRWLREEIGYDGWRLDFVRGFWGGYVKDYLEATEPYFAVGEFWDSLVYTYGEMDHNQDAHRQRIIDWINATTGTAGAFDVTTKGILHSAIERCEYWRLSDQKGKPPGVVGWWPSRAVTFIENHDTGSTQGHWRFPGGKEMQGYAYILTHPGTPSVFFDHIFSGYRSEIGNLISLRRRNKINCRSKVEITKAERDVYAAVIDDKLAVKIGPGHYEPPGGHQRWKMAAEGNDYKVWELS, from the exons atgtccACTATTACAATAAAGCCATTCATCGGCAATTATCTCCGGCGAAGTCCAAAACTTCATCCAAATTCCAAAAAAGCCCctcatttttctctaaattaCTCTCGGAGATCGCTATTTTCCGGTAAGGCAAATTTGAGGTTCACCGATTATCGCCGTCGCCGGAATCTCCTTCTCCGAGCTAGCTCCACTGATGCTGCTGTTATTGAGACGTCGGAGGAACAGTCGGATGTTGTATTTAAGGAGAGTTTCTCATTGAAACGACCGGAAAAG GCTGAAGGAAAGATAGCCATCCGATTGGATAAGGGGAATGATGAAGAGAATTGGCACCTTTCTGTGGGATGTAGTTTGCCGGGGAAATGGATTCTTCACTGGGGGGTTCATTATGCAGGTGACACTGGCAG TGAATGGGATCAACCTCCTCGGGAGATGTGGCCATCGGGTTCAATCGCCATAAAG GATTACGCAATTGAAACTCCTTTGAAAGGAGAAGCATTTCAAGAGGTGAAGATTGACATAAGTTCTAAGTGGTCTATTGCAGCTATAAATTTTGTTTTGAAG GATGAGGAAACTGGAGTTTGGTATCAGCACAGAGGGCGGGACTTCAAAATTCCTCTTGTTGACTGCCTTGATGATGATGCTAATACCGTTGGTGTTAAAAAGGGATCGGGCATATGGTCAG GATCGCTTGGGAAGCTGTCAAACATCCTCCTTAAGCCAGAAGCTGCTCCTTCTAAAGGGGAATCAAGCAGCAATGACGGGTCTAGTGTGAAAAGCAGGCGTCTTGAAGGGTTCTACGAGGAGCATGCCATAGTAAAAGAGACTCTTGTTGATAACACAGTTAGTGTCTCTGTTAAGCAGTGTCCAGAGACTGCCAAGAATATTTTGTATATAGATACCGACTTACCTGGAAATGTAATTCTTCACTGGGGAATCTGCAAAGGTGATACTAAAATATGGGAACTTCCTGCAATGCCATATCCAACGGAAACAGTAGTGTTCAAGAATAATGCACTGCGGACTTTACTGCAG AGAAAAGAGGGAGGCAATGGTTCTAAAGGACTGTTTACTTTGGATGGAGGACCTTCCGGATTTGCTTTTGTGGTGAAGCTAGACGAAAATACGTGGTTGAATTGTAAGGGAGACGACTTTTATATACCTCTGCCAAGTGGCCAACATCAGTCGAAAGAAAACGAGGAGTCAAATTCTTCCCAGATAGTCAACCGTTCACCTGAGCAGAGTCAAGCAGGTTCTGTGTATACTGATGAAATAATAAAGGAGATAAGGAATTTGGTGAGTGACATTTCCTCTGAGAAGAGCCGAAAGACAAAAACCAAGGAAACACAAGAAACCATTCTTCAAGAAATTGAGAAGCTTGCTGCGGAAGCTTATAGTATATTTAGAAGTTCAATCCCAACAATATCCGAAGTTGTTTCTGAAGCTGAGGTTTTACAACCTGATGTGAAAGTCACTTCAGGAACTGGTACTGGATTTGAGATTTTGTGCCAGGGTTTTAATTGGGAATCTCATAAATCTGGAAGATGGTACAAGGAGCTACATGATAAAGCTGCAGAGTTATCTTCACTTGGATTCAGTGTGATCTGGTTACCTCCACCAACTGACTCAGTGTCACCAGAGGGATACATGCCTAGGGatttatataacttaaattccaG ATATGGTAGTTTAGATGAATTAAAAGTTACAGTGAAGAAATTCCATGAAGTGGGAATCAAGGTTCTTGGTGATGTTGTCTTAAATCATAGATGTGCAAGTGAACGGAATCAAAATGGTATATGGAATATCTTTGGTGGTCGGTTAAATTGGGATGAGCGTGCAGTTGTTGCTGATGATCCACATTTCCAG GGAAGGGGCAACAAGAGTAGTGGAGATAATTTCCATGCTGCTCCTAACATTGATCATTCCCAGGAATTTGTGAGAAAGGATATCAAGGAATGGTTACGGTGGCTGAG GGAAGAGATTGGTTATGATGGATGGAGGCTTGATTTTGTTCGTGGGTTCTGGGGTGGTTATGTGAAGGATTACTTGGAAGCAACTGAACCTTACTTCGCTGTCGGCGAGTTTTGGGATTCCCTTGTTTATACTTACGGAGAGATGGATCACAATCAAGATGCGCATCGGCAGAGAATTATTGACTGGATTAATGCCACTACTGGAACTGCAGGAGCATTTGATGTGACAACAAAGGGAATTCTTCATTCT GCAATTGAGAGGTGTGAATACTGGCGATTATCGGATCAGAAAGGAAAACCTCCCGGCGTTGTTGGATGGTGGCCATCTCGTGCTGTTACCTTTATAGAGAATCACGATACAGGTTCTACACAG GGTCATTGGAGATTTCCTGGTGGGAAGGAGATGCAAGGTTATGCCTATATCCTGACTCATCCTGGAACCCCGTCAGTCTTCTTTGATCACATTTTCTCTGGTTATCGATCTGAAATAGGTAATCTTATTTCACTAAGAAGGCGGAACAAGATCAACTGTCGGAGTAAG